In the genome of Candidatus Ruthia magnifica str. Cm (Calyptogena magnifica), one region contains:
- a CDS encoding phosphoribulokinase, which produces MSKKHPVIVVIGSSGAGTTFIKRAFEHIFRKESINPLILEGDSFHKYDRTSMKENVKKQEDLGNNFFSHFGPDANLFEKIEQTFKDYGKTGKCDRRYYLHSEEEAVEYNQRLSTYLSPGEFTPWKKVDDTTDLLFYEGLHGAVVTDDIDMAQHGDLKIGVVPSVNLEWIQKIHRDNAERGYSEEEIVDTILRRMPDYINYITPQFSQTDINFQRVATVDTSNPFIARDIPTPDESFVVIRFNDLNKTPVDFVYLCSMINNSFMSRRNTIVVPGGKMSIAMEIILYPIIKKMIKNK; this is translated from the coding sequence ATGTCAAAAAAACACCCAGTTATTGTAGTAATAGGCTCATCAGGTGCTGGAACAACCTTTATTAAACGTGCCTTTGAGCATATTTTTAGAAAAGAAAGTATCAATCCTTTGATTCTAGAGGGGGATAGTTTTCACAAATATGATCGAACCTCAATGAAGGAAAATGTTAAAAAACAAGAAGATTTAGGTAATAATTTCTTTTCTCATTTTGGTCCAGATGCTAATTTATTTGAAAAAATAGAACAAACTTTCAAAGATTATGGAAAAACAGGTAAATGTGACCGTCGTTATTATTTACACTCTGAAGAAGAAGCTGTCGAATACAACCAACGTTTAAGTACCTATTTAAGCCCTGGAGAGTTTACCCCCTGGAAAAAAGTAGATGATACTACGGATTTATTATTTTATGAAGGTTTACATGGTGCAGTAGTTACAGATGATATAGATATGGCACAACATGGTGACTTAAAAATTGGCGTTGTTCCCAGTGTGAATCTTGAATGGATTCAGAAAATTCATCGTGATAATGCAGAAAGGGGCTATTCAGAAGAAGAAATAGTTGATACCATTTTACGTAGAATGCCAGACTATATTAACTATATAACACCACAATTCTCTCAGACAGATATTAATTTTCAACGTGTTGCAACGGTAGATACGTCCAATCCTTTTATTGCTAGAGACATTCCAACACCAGATGAAAGTTTTGTGGTGATTCGCTTTAATGATTTAAACAAAACACCAGTTGATTTTGTATACTTATGTAGTATGATTAACAACTCATTTATGTCCAGACGCAATACTATCGTTGTTCCAGGTGGAAAAATGAGCATAGCAATGGAAATTATTCTTTATCCGATTATCAAAAAAATGATTAAAAATAAGTAA